A window from Chitinophaga filiformis encodes these proteins:
- a CDS encoding DJ-1/PfpI family protein, with protein MGKDDTTLTVADTKNGEHYDQPLKVGFLVYENQDQIDFTGPFEVLSRMTDIEIYVIAKSLTPVKDIKRLTITPDTAIANAPELDLLVVSGGFGQHDLMHDTEVLSFIHKHYLSGKYIMSVCTGALLCGAAGILEGVRATTHWASWEFLKYYGAIPVKSRYVVDGKLLSTAGVTAGIDGALKLVSILRGEAEAKEIQLELEYAPDPPFNSGTPETAEQATIEAYYRRYGHIKQLREEDAIQFAAGAENNPGYRIG; from the coding sequence ATGGGAAAAGATGATACTACTCTCACTGTTGCTGATACAAAGAATGGTGAGCACTACGATCAACCTTTGAAGGTGGGATTTTTGGTGTATGAAAACCAGGACCAGATCGACTTTACAGGGCCTTTTGAAGTACTATCCCGGATGACGGACATTGAAATATATGTTATTGCTAAGTCGCTAACCCCCGTGAAAGATATCAAACGATTGACAATAACTCCCGATACAGCAATTGCCAATGCCCCGGAACTTGATCTGTTGGTGGTTTCCGGCGGGTTTGGACAGCATGATCTAATGCATGATACGGAGGTGTTATCTTTTATCCACAAACACTATCTGTCCGGAAAATATATCATGTCCGTATGTACGGGAGCGCTTTTGTGCGGTGCTGCCGGAATTTTGGAGGGAGTACGGGCAACGACCCATTGGGCATCATGGGAGTTCTTAAAATATTATGGAGCGATACCGGTGAAGTCGAGATATGTGGTTGACGGCAAATTGTTAAGTACCGCGGGCGTCACGGCTGGTATTGACGGCGCATTGAAACTGGTATCAATACTCAGAGGTGAGGCGGAAGCCAAAGAGATCCAGCTGGAATTGGAGTATGCCCCTGATCCTCCTTTCAACAGCGGCACTCCTGAAACAGCGGAGCAAGCGACTATTGAGGCTTATTACCGGCGGTATGGGCATATTAAGCAATTGCGTGAAGAAGATGCGATACAATTTGCTGCCGGAGCGGAAAACAATCCTGGGTATAGGATTGGTTAA
- a CDS encoding DUF6934 family protein, translated as MFGLDKYQYTADKSFMAYHFISNGPQGAIQKIAKFNLLDEHLYNFGFGDLDPATGDISDTAISDNKDVDVIMGTLGSIIYDFTNLFPNSLISVQGTNKARTRLYQMNINKHWERIEPVFEVYGLVEDDHWEPFQKGVNYQAFLGYQKGSFSF; from the coding sequence ATGTTTGGGCTTGATAAATATCAATATACAGCTGACAAAAGCTTTATGGCTTATCATTTTATTAGTAACGGGCCACAGGGTGCAATACAAAAGATCGCTAAATTTAATCTGCTCGATGAGCACCTTTACAATTTTGGGTTCGGTGACTTAGATCCTGCAACAGGAGATATTTCCGATACTGCTATAAGCGATAATAAAGATGTAGATGTTATAATGGGGACACTTGGCTCAATCATTTATGATTTTACCAATTTGTTCCCTAATTCACTTATCTCTGTTCAAGGAACTAACAAGGCGAGAACCCGGTTATATCAGATGAATATAAATAAACATTGGGAGCGAATTGAACCGGTCTTTGAAGTATACGGATTAGTAGAAGACGATCACTGGGAGCCTTTCCAAAAAGGAGTAAATTATCAAGCATTTTTAGGATATCAAAAAGGGAGTTTTAGCTTTTGA